Proteins encoded by one window of Chondromyces crocatus:
- a CDS encoding Ig-like domain-containing protein, which translates to MSDESPDGQPDDDLDGSWNDDAPLGEGGPSRRLPIAASDTAVATGHPQTVALPARYLIVVTVRDRAGSPLEEAPVTFTTDGSAIGTATTDATGLVPPRLVAPRALLEISATFPAPPPDAEPTPGGFGEGEDEARVSLDLDQLAALAVPLNPGPEHPTFDGVERVKGVVYLTLQPVLRYYPRHLFPWQNKILRQLIYRKDEQGPSDQGRTRSGTGNAESDADVKDTQDRKERLRDFIAHYRLRVADAASIDDFRRRHRSPKPDTSPHETSDATPHELAIEADRKAKQERLEQLDRADRIDARLSWLKNRIARRPKNAVAGATRSAPRNARDKVGHDVAAGENARAELATPEGSPDALPPIRTDDDVHEYEDLTQRKALLGETSTQKTRLSERRKIQEELKKTGKRLERAAYLALTHGQLLTYIHDEIFAKDPSEEVIPGWVRYAVLHYSGLRYAGAHNAYYPPHLLVLTLRAREIDEREIPTAGALDPQRIAIHVQALRALLTANPDLSSRAFKGSRTKARPSRTNPLAPLVEAETALANHNTAAAANVVRHLLHNLAIIWTERMDDPATTLAALSPPLPEVPYPSLPQREAWGLLVRWRDTGKLPAEAWPGVVQYTELRNDFVNVAEVTPTKSPKPPAAPQDQETGGETPPPSPAASSGRWPVRAPSLEGKVVDENPTLAWLFREKAQQKWKSKQKQDLGIVTSRAVCNQITEMVAAARNVQLDGGLTANAGYDYDDREADDDEEARASQDSAASLASRFRLFRPKSQRDLQPGDVMLFLTWRQIGSKDDPWSLVSLRTPMPMRVGLLDHAPVDGRRGPAMTTQRHEAEISAQVLDAVLQHGTSDTALRFVEEHELKRGRGIRPSPLPRDALGTRTPGLISAQDQLGVARTLLSGASKNSAALKYMLVRRRPDAVYYNEVLAWAHAATVIDIPPKQGDLIAVFETNEPTGINIRPWRAYGHQDPERRPYWDVVYGRPARATKALSHLAYYLDRSNLLYEAHLPPDEDG; encoded by the coding sequence ATGAGCGACGAGAGCCCCGATGGACAGCCCGACGACGATCTCGACGGGTCATGGAACGACGATGCCCCCCTCGGAGAGGGCGGCCCCTCGCGCCGCCTCCCCATCGCCGCGAGCGACACGGCCGTCGCCACGGGCCATCCCCAGACCGTCGCCCTCCCCGCCCGCTACCTGATCGTCGTCACCGTCCGGGATCGCGCCGGCTCGCCCCTCGAAGAAGCCCCCGTCACCTTCACCACCGATGGCTCTGCGATCGGCACCGCCACCACCGACGCCACCGGTCTCGTCCCACCGCGCCTCGTCGCCCCGCGGGCCCTGCTCGAAATCAGCGCAACCTTCCCCGCCCCGCCCCCGGACGCCGAACCCACACCTGGCGGCTTCGGAGAAGGTGAGGATGAAGCCCGCGTCAGCCTCGACCTCGACCAGCTCGCCGCGCTCGCCGTGCCCTTGAACCCCGGCCCGGAACACCCGACGTTCGATGGCGTCGAGCGCGTCAAAGGCGTCGTCTACCTGACGCTCCAGCCAGTCCTCCGCTACTACCCCCGGCACCTCTTCCCCTGGCAGAACAAGATCCTCCGGCAGCTCATTTACCGGAAAGACGAGCAAGGACCTTCGGACCAGGGGCGGACCCGCTCGGGCACCGGAAACGCCGAGAGCGACGCCGATGTGAAGGACACCCAGGACCGCAAGGAGCGCCTGCGAGACTTCATCGCCCACTACCGCCTGCGCGTCGCCGACGCCGCCTCCATCGACGACTTCCGTCGACGCCATCGCTCACCGAAACCAGACACCTCACCGCACGAGACGAGCGACGCCACCCCGCACGAGCTCGCCATCGAGGCCGACCGGAAAGCCAAACAAGAGCGGCTGGAGCAGCTCGACCGCGCCGACCGCATCGACGCCCGTCTCAGCTGGCTCAAGAACCGTATCGCCCGGCGGCCCAAGAACGCGGTCGCAGGCGCCACACGGTCAGCGCCTCGCAACGCCAGGGACAAGGTGGGCCATGATGTCGCCGCCGGAGAGAATGCTCGCGCCGAACTCGCCACCCCCGAGGGCTCACCCGACGCACTGCCGCCCATCCGCACCGACGACGACGTCCACGAGTACGAAGATCTCACGCAGCGCAAAGCGCTCCTCGGAGAGACCAGCACCCAGAAGACCCGTCTGAGTGAACGCCGGAAGATCCAGGAAGAACTCAAGAAGACCGGCAAGCGCCTGGAGCGCGCCGCTTACCTCGCGCTCACCCATGGCCAGCTCCTCACCTACATCCATGACGAGATCTTCGCGAAAGACCCCAGCGAAGAGGTGATCCCCGGCTGGGTCCGCTACGCCGTCCTGCATTACTCGGGGCTCCGTTATGCCGGCGCCCACAACGCCTACTACCCGCCCCACCTCCTGGTCCTCACGCTGAGAGCCCGCGAGATCGACGAGCGCGAGATCCCGACGGCCGGCGCGCTCGATCCTCAGCGCATCGCCATCCACGTCCAGGCGCTCCGCGCCCTGCTCACGGCGAACCCCGACCTCTCCAGCCGCGCCTTCAAGGGAAGCCGGACCAAGGCAAGGCCATCCCGCACGAATCCCCTCGCCCCCCTGGTCGAAGCCGAGACCGCCCTGGCGAACCACAACACCGCCGCGGCAGCGAACGTCGTGCGCCACCTCCTGCACAACCTCGCCATCATCTGGACCGAGCGCATGGATGACCCAGCCACGACGCTGGCCGCGCTCTCGCCCCCCTTGCCAGAGGTCCCGTACCCCTCGCTCCCGCAGCGGGAGGCGTGGGGACTCCTCGTGCGCTGGCGGGACACAGGCAAGCTACCCGCCGAAGCATGGCCTGGCGTGGTGCAGTACACCGAGCTGCGCAACGACTTCGTGAACGTCGCCGAGGTGACCCCCACGAAGTCCCCCAAGCCCCCCGCGGCGCCGCAGGACCAGGAGACCGGCGGCGAGACCCCACCGCCGTCCCCCGCCGCCTCGTCGGGTCGCTGGCCCGTGCGCGCCCCCAGCCTGGAGGGCAAGGTCGTCGACGAGAACCCGACGCTCGCCTGGCTCTTCCGGGAGAAGGCGCAGCAGAAATGGAAGTCCAAGCAGAAGCAGGACCTCGGGATCGTCACCTCGCGCGCCGTGTGCAACCAGATCACCGAGATGGTGGCCGCGGCCCGGAACGTCCAGCTCGACGGCGGACTGACGGCCAACGCCGGCTACGACTACGACGACCGGGAAGCGGACGACGACGAGGAGGCCCGGGCGAGCCAGGACAGCGCCGCCTCGCTGGCGTCTCGCTTCCGGCTCTTCCGGCCCAAATCTCAGCGCGATCTCCAGCCAGGTGACGTGATGCTGTTCCTCACGTGGCGTCAGATCGGCAGCAAGGACGACCCCTGGTCGCTCGTCTCCCTGCGTACCCCCATGCCGATGCGCGTCGGCTTGCTGGACCACGCCCCCGTGGACGGGCGGCGCGGGCCCGCCATGACGACCCAGCGCCACGAAGCCGAGATCTCCGCCCAGGTTCTCGATGCCGTCCTGCAGCACGGCACCTCGGACACCGCGCTCCGCTTCGTGGAGGAGCACGAGCTGAAGCGCGGCAGAGGCATCCGCCCCTCCCCCCTCCCGCGCGACGCCCTCGGCACCAGGACCCCTGGACTCATCAGTGCCCAGGACCAGCTCGGCGTCGCGCGCACCCTCCTCAGCGGCGCCAGCAAGAACAGCGCAGCCTTGAAGTACATGCTCGTCCGTCGCCGCCCTGACGCCGTGTACTACAACGAGGTCCTCGCCTGGGCGCACGCGGCCACGGTCATCGACATCCCACCGAAGCAGGGAGACCTGATCGCAGTCTTCGAGACCAACGAGCCCACCGGCATCAACATTCGTCCCTGGCGCGCCTACGGGCACCAGGACCCCGAACGGCGCCCCTACTGGGATGTCGTCTACGGACGCCCCGCGCGCGCCACGAAGGCACTGTCCCATCTCGCCTACTACCTCGACAGGAGCAACCTCCTCTACGAGGCCCACCTCCCCCCCGACGAAGACGGCTGA
- a CDS encoding PPC domain-containing protein, with the protein MGCGGEDPPDDGGGGGAGGAGGAGGAGGAGGTGNCEVISLNNLRFDLYDDVSIGYRGEVEPNIGSDLPDRFFLQFYNVGDFVDTPIGVFDLSETPDDNFGTCGHCVLIAQDFDGQLSDKFFFQSKGRMTLSRDPRVSLDLVASLEGLELVEVTLDPVTTASTPVPGGGCFTVPDMQINYRYVPSGWTCDPARYNDGTTCDCECGAADADCEPGALMPIEGCDAAQACIAGMCFDKCSAFEPKSGCSAGVCSVGWPSDLCYDDPPVVAGSVQFGEACPDTAVFCAVNGSFSEGLCDRNFRDDRVCRSICRSDHDCDAGQQEVCFPVFGDLSGKGFCAPNYPPGWTCGGELYADGAECNCECGVTDPDCDDRSLPVTGCASGEVCVQADLCAPPVSNDTCAMALPLPLGTSTGTTLGAADDYGANPVDGVCIGFAVQEGPDVVYQVSLQAGQTLDVQVSSTQFDVNVYLFGPGSPAVCNPTLAGCAAAEATVNDGERLQFTAQTAGTYYFVVDSPYSFDVGGEFTMTAAIN; encoded by the coding sequence GTGGGTTGTGGCGGTGAAGACCCACCGGATGACGGCGGAGGTGGGGGGGCAGGCGGCGCTGGCGGCGCTGGCGGTGCTGGTGGCGCTGGTGGCACCGGGAATTGCGAGGTCATCTCCCTGAACAACCTGCGTTTCGACCTTTATGACGATGTGTCGATCGGCTATCGCGGCGAGGTCGAGCCCAATATCGGGAGTGATCTGCCCGATCGATTCTTCCTCCAGTTTTACAACGTCGGAGATTTCGTCGATACCCCCATAGGCGTCTTCGACCTGTCCGAGACCCCCGATGACAATTTCGGCACCTGTGGCCATTGCGTGCTGATCGCGCAGGACTTCGACGGGCAGCTTTCGGACAAATTCTTCTTCCAGTCGAAGGGCCGGATGACGCTCTCCCGGGATCCGAGGGTGTCGCTCGATCTCGTGGCTTCTCTGGAGGGGCTGGAGCTCGTCGAGGTGACGCTCGATCCGGTGACCACCGCGTCGACGCCCGTGCCTGGTGGTGGCTGTTTCACGGTGCCGGACATGCAGATCAATTACCGGTACGTGCCTTCCGGCTGGACGTGTGACCCGGCGCGATACAACGACGGTACGACCTGCGATTGCGAGTGCGGTGCAGCCGATGCGGATTGCGAGCCTGGAGCGTTGATGCCCATCGAGGGGTGCGACGCAGCGCAAGCCTGCATTGCCGGTATGTGCTTCGACAAGTGCAGTGCATTCGAGCCAAAGTCGGGATGCAGCGCCGGGGTCTGCAGCGTGGGATGGCCGAGTGACCTCTGTTATGACGACCCGCCCGTCGTGGCAGGGTCGGTGCAATTTGGCGAGGCGTGTCCGGACACCGCGGTCTTCTGCGCGGTGAACGGCTCGTTCTCCGAGGGGCTGTGCGACCGCAACTTCCGTGACGACAGGGTGTGCCGCTCCATCTGTCGCAGCGATCACGACTGTGATGCTGGCCAGCAAGAGGTGTGCTTCCCGGTCTTCGGCGATCTCTCCGGGAAGGGCTTCTGCGCACCGAATTACCCGCCGGGGTGGACGTGCGGCGGTGAGCTGTACGCGGACGGTGCCGAGTGCAACTGTGAGTGCGGCGTGACGGATCCCGATTGTGACGACAGGTCCTTGCCGGTGACCGGCTGCGCTTCGGGTGAGGTGTGCGTGCAGGCGGATCTGTGCGCGCCTCCGGTGTCGAACGATACGTGCGCCATGGCGCTGCCGTTGCCCCTGGGGACGAGCACCGGGACGACGCTCGGTGCGGCCGACGATTACGGTGCCAATCCGGTGGATGGGGTGTGCATCGGGTTCGCCGTGCAGGAGGGGCCGGATGTCGTCTACCAGGTGAGCCTGCAGGCCGGTCAGACGCTGGACGTGCAGGTGTCCTCCACCCAGTTCGACGTGAATGTCTACCTGTTCGGCCCGGGGAGCCCGGCAGTCTGCAATCCGACGCTGGCTGGCTGCGCCGCGGCCGAGGCCACCGTGAACGACGGCGAGCGCTTGCAGTTCACGGCGCAGACGGCGGGGACCTATTACTTCGTGGTCGACTCGCCCTACAGCTTCGACGTGGGCGGGGAGTTCACGATGACCGCCGCCATCAACTGA
- a CDS encoding DUF4328 domain-containing protein translates to MEEGIGDDVSGAEKEKTRWFFQSMTAITHVHLLLVVSRTVLILFEYGSPEDVVSNFMKARVAQPQLFFLTTILGMGWLYRAWTRIPSSCRLTHSERSISPGQAVGRLLIPFYNLYWMYVVNLGLCGALDRHARRLKSPLRGPSLVALTACIVQTLPFVSLVVAPIFWCAFMVCVDLIQDDLGLRQAKRRRRSRRAAEVSRKTAEV, encoded by the coding sequence GTGGAAGAAGGGATCGGCGACGACGTCTCGGGCGCGGAGAAGGAGAAGACGCGGTGGTTCTTCCAGAGCATGACCGCGATCACACACGTCCACCTGTTGCTCGTCGTGAGTCGAACCGTGCTCATTCTGTTCGAGTATGGCTCTCCGGAAGACGTCGTATCGAATTTCATGAAGGCTCGCGTCGCGCAGCCGCAGCTCTTCTTCCTGACCACGATTCTCGGTATGGGTTGGCTGTACAGGGCGTGGACGCGTATCCCCTCGTCGTGTCGGCTGACCCATTCCGAGAGGAGCATCTCGCCAGGGCAAGCCGTCGGGCGCCTGCTCATTCCGTTCTACAATCTGTACTGGATGTATGTGGTCAATCTGGGGCTGTGCGGTGCCCTCGATCGTCACGCCCGGCGCTTGAAATCACCACTGCGGGGCCCTTCGCTCGTCGCCCTGACGGCGTGCATCGTCCAGACGCTTCCCTTTGTGAGTCTCGTCGTCGCGCCCATCTTCTGGTGTGCCTTCATGGTGTGCGTCGATCTGATCCAGGACGATCTCGGGCTACGTCAGGCCAAGCGTCGACGCCGCTCCAGGAGAGCGGCAGAGGTCTCCAGGAAAACGGCAGAGGTGTAA
- a CDS encoding peptidoglycan-binding domain-containing protein has protein sequence MPYHVVRRGEHLERIAHRVGATPDAIWNAKQNERLRELRGDGHILAPGDLLFIPRRKAPAARDLTVGAPNHFTVNVPRTRVELTLVDGDEPIANEPFRVLEVPSASGQTDGDGKLSIDLPVALRRVRLHLEQRDVVLPLVVGGLDPLHEVTGVQMRLLHLNHYHGPVDGRLSAATQTGLKHFQRACGLVPSGVPDAATLDALREAYGA, from the coding sequence ATGCCGTACCACGTCGTGCGTCGAGGCGAGCACCTCGAACGAATCGCCCACCGGGTCGGCGCGACCCCCGATGCCATCTGGAACGCCAAGCAGAACGAGCGCCTGCGCGAGCTCCGCGGCGATGGCCACATCCTCGCCCCGGGAGATCTCCTGTTCATCCCACGACGCAAGGCCCCGGCCGCGCGGGACCTCACCGTCGGCGCGCCCAACCACTTCACGGTGAACGTCCCCAGGACCCGGGTCGAACTCACCCTCGTCGACGGCGACGAGCCCATCGCGAACGAACCCTTCCGCGTGCTCGAAGTCCCCTCGGCGTCCGGCCAGACCGACGGGGACGGCAAGCTTTCCATCGACCTTCCGGTCGCGCTGCGCCGGGTGCGCCTCCACCTCGAACAGCGGGACGTCGTCCTCCCGCTCGTCGTCGGAGGCCTCGACCCGCTCCACGAGGTGACCGGCGTGCAGATGCGCCTGCTCCACCTGAACCACTACCACGGCCCTGTCGACGGTCGCTTGAGCGCTGCGACCCAGACCGGCCTCAAGCACTTCCAGCGCGCCTGCGGCCTCGTGCCTTCGGGCGTCCCCGACGCGGCCACCCTCGACGCCTTGCGCGAGGCTTACGGCGCCTGA
- a CDS encoding glycoside hydrolase family 19 protein, producing the protein MRGRETKMKSALRAVRSLALVGAALSAMNCGGNPEGDDRGDLVGGQGGALGSPACSVTHGVSDVWSTGFTAEVELRNEGTGTYDGWTLTWTYPSGQQIGSLWNGTVTQQGAEVSIQDAGWNRRIAPGDTVSVGFSGTLQGGANEAPTNFAVNGVACNGGGPSSGVGGAGGTGGEGGSGGEGGEGGAGGAGGGLGELVSQELYEAMFPYRNALYGYAAWVAAAERFPAFARTGTLEQRKREVAAFLANIGHETTGGWPSAPSGPYAWGLYFTQEVGCENGACTGYCEASNAQYPCAPGKTYHGRGPIQLSYNYNYGQVGDALGLPLLANPDLVTSDGVVAFETAVWFWMTPQSPKPSAHAVMTGGWTPSAQDTALGRAPGFGMTVNVINGGIECSKPTPPQVQSRLGFYERFTGLIGVSTGPNLTCEQMTHY; encoded by the coding sequence ATGAGGGGTCGGGAGACGAAGATGAAGTCGGCACTGCGCGCAGTACGGTCCCTCGCCCTCGTCGGCGCTGCCCTCTCTGCGATGAACTGTGGGGGCAACCCCGAGGGAGACGATCGAGGTGACCTGGTCGGCGGGCAAGGCGGCGCGCTCGGGAGCCCCGCCTGCTCGGTGACCCATGGGGTGAGCGACGTCTGGTCGACCGGCTTCACCGCCGAGGTGGAGCTCCGTAACGAGGGCACGGGGACCTACGACGGCTGGACGCTGACCTGGACCTATCCGAGCGGGCAGCAGATCGGGAGCCTGTGGAACGGCACCGTCACCCAGCAGGGGGCAGAGGTGTCGATCCAGGATGCGGGGTGGAACCGCAGGATCGCCCCTGGCGACACCGTCTCGGTGGGCTTCAGCGGGACGCTGCAAGGCGGCGCCAACGAGGCACCGACGAACTTCGCGGTGAACGGCGTGGCCTGTAACGGGGGTGGCCCTTCCAGCGGCGTGGGCGGTGCGGGGGGCACAGGGGGCGAGGGCGGCAGCGGCGGAGAGGGCGGTGAGGGGGGCGCAGGAGGCGCTGGCGGCGGACTGGGCGAGCTGGTCTCGCAGGAGCTGTACGAGGCGATGTTCCCGTACCGGAATGCGCTCTACGGCTACGCGGCATGGGTTGCGGCCGCCGAGCGCTTCCCGGCCTTCGCGCGCACCGGGACGCTGGAGCAGCGGAAGCGGGAGGTCGCCGCATTCCTCGCGAACATCGGGCACGAGACCACGGGGGGCTGGCCTTCGGCACCCTCGGGGCCCTACGCCTGGGGGCTCTACTTCACCCAGGAGGTTGGTTGCGAGAATGGGGCCTGCACGGGCTACTGCGAGGCGAGCAATGCGCAGTACCCGTGCGCGCCCGGGAAGACCTACCACGGGCGTGGTCCCATTCAGCTCAGCTACAATTACAACTATGGCCAGGTGGGGGACGCGCTCGGGTTGCCGCTGCTGGCGAACCCCGATCTGGTGACCTCCGACGGTGTCGTCGCTTTCGAGACGGCCGTCTGGTTCTGGATGACGCCCCAATCCCCGAAGCCCTCGGCCCACGCGGTGATGACCGGCGGCTGGACTCCTTCGGCGCAGGACACGGCTCTCGGACGAGCGCCAGGGTTCGGGATGACGGTGAACGTCATCAATGGCGGCATCGAATGCAGCAAGCCGACGCCGCCCCAGGTCCAGAGCCGGCTCGGATTCTACGAGCGATTCACGGGGCTGATCGGTGTGAGCACCGGGCCGAACCTGACCTGCGAGCAGATGACCCACTATTGA